From a single Piliocolobus tephrosceles isolate RC106 chromosome 21, ASM277652v3, whole genome shotgun sequence genomic region:
- the ZNF470 gene encoding zinc finger protein 470 isoform X2, whose product MLENYRNLVSVGLCLSKPDVISLLEQEKDPWVIKGEMTRGLCPDLECVWVTKSLSLNQDIYEEKLPPAIIMERLTSYDLECSTLGKNCKREDLFERELVNQKTHFRQETITHVDTLTEKRDHCNKSGTVFHLNTLSYIKQIFPVEERMFNFHTDKKSLKTHSVVKKHKQDCGEKKLLKCNDCEKIFSKISTLTLHQRIHTGEKPYECIECGKAFSQSAHLAQHQRIHTGEKPFECTECGKAFSQNAHLVQHQRVHTGEKPYQCKQCNKAFSQLAHLAQHQRVHTGEKPYECIECGKAFSDCSSLAHHRRIHTGKRPYECIDCGKAFRQNASLIRHRRYYHTGEKPFDCIDCGKAFTDHIGLIQHKRIHTGERPYKCNVCGKAFSHGSSLTVHQRIHTGEKPYECNTCEKAFSHRGSLTLHQRVHTGEKPYECKECGKAFRQSTHLAHHQRIHTGEKPYECKECSKTFSQNAHLAQHQKIHTGEKPYECKECGKAFSQIAHLVQHQRVHTGEKPYECIECGKAFSDGSYLVQHQRLHTGKRPYECLECGKAFRQRASLICHQRCHTGEKPYECNVCGKAFSHRKSLTLHQRIHTGEKPYECKECSKAFSQVAHLTLHKRIHTGERPYECKECGKAFRQSVHLAHHQRIHTGESSVILSSALPYHQVL is encoded by the coding sequence ACTTGGAGTGTGTGTGGGTGACCAAGTCATTATCTTTAAACCAggatatttatgaagaaaaattaccCCCGGCAATAATAATGGAAAGACTTACAAGCTATGACCTTGAATGTTCAACATTAGGGAAAAACTGTAAACGTGAAGACTTGTTTGAGAGGGAGCTTGTAAACCAGAAGACACATTTTAGGCAAGAGACCATCACTCATGTAGATACTCTTACTGAAAAAAGAGACCACTGTAACAAGTCTGGGACAGTTTTTCATCTGAATACATTATCTtatataaaacagatttttccCGTGGAAGAGagaatgtttaattttcataCAGATAAGAAAAGCTTAAAAACACATTCAGTTGTGAAAAAACACAAgcaagactgtggagaaaagaaacttttaaaatgtaatgactgtgagaaaatattcaGCAAAATCTCAACCCTTACTCTTCACCAAAGaattcatacaggagagaaaccctatgaatgtattGAATGTGGAAAGGCCTTTAGCCAGAGTGCCCACCTTGCTCAACATCAGAGAATACACACAGGAGAAAAACCTTTTGAATGTactgaatgtgggaaagccttcagccAGAATGCTCATCTTGTCCAACATCAGAGAGTTCATACTGGTGAGAAGCCTTATCAGTGTAAACAGTGTAATAAAGCCTTCAGCCAGCTTGCACACCTTGCTCAACATCAGAGggttcatactggagaaaaaccctatgaatgtattgaatgtgggaaggcctttagTGATTGTTCATCCCTAGCTCATCATCGAAGGATTCACACTGGGAAAAGACCCTATGAATGTATTGACTGTGGAAAAGCTTTCAGGCAAAATGCTTCTCTTATACGTCATCGGCGATATtatcatactggagagaaaccgtTTGACTGTATTGATTGTGGGAAGGCTTTCACTGATCACATAGGACTTATTCagcataagagaattcatactggagagagaccTTACAAATGTAATGTGTGTGGGAAGGCTTTTAGCCATGGCTCATCTCTGACAgtacatcagagaattcatacaggagagaaaccttatgaatgcAATACCTGTGAGAAAGCCTTCAGCCATCGTGGGTCTCTTACTCTTCATCAGagagttcatactggagagaaaccctatgaatgtaaagaatgtgggaaagctttcCGGCAGAGCACGCATCTTGCTCatcatcagagaattcatactggagagaaaccttatgaatgtaaggaatgcaGCAAAACCTTCAGCCAGAATGCACACCTTGCACAACATCAGAAAATACACACTGGggagaaaccttatgaatgtaaggaatgtggtaAGGCCTTCAGTCAGATTGCACATCTTGTTCAGCACCAGAGAGTTCATACTGGTGAGAAGCCTTATGAATGTATtgaatgtgggaaggcctttagTGATGGCTCATATCTTGTTCAACATCAGAGACTCCACACTGGCAAAAGACCATATGAATGTCTTGAATGTGGGAAGGCATTCAGACAGAGGGCATCCCTGATTTGTCATCAGAGATGTCATACTGGTGAGAAGCCTTATGAATGTAACGTTTGTGGGAAAGCCTTTAGCCATCGTAAATCCCTTACTctacatcagagaattcatacaggagagaaaccttatgAGTGTAAGGAATGTAGCAAAGCCTTCAGCCAGGTTGCCCATCTTACTCtccataagagaattcatactggagaaaggCCCTATGAGtgtaaagaatgtggaaaagcGTTCAGGCAGAGTGTACATCTTGCTCATCATCAgcgaattcatactggagagtcATCAGTTAttctctcctctgccctcccATACCACCAAGTCCTGTAG